In Candidatus Abyssobacteria bacterium SURF_5, a single window of DNA contains:
- a CDS encoding DUF1847 domain-containing protein, with the protein MEQMTPQCAECLSKLCVLGPSENGPEFCVMRTTPELFDEARAIVANPDIQKMFRGVARTWKDSKLSKNRIEEIVIYARNMGFKKLGLAFCLGLSGEAEVVSALFKKAGFDVVSGCCMTGGFSSDDVGLPKEDKIYTDGRQPQCNPVGQALMMNKYGTQLNVMLGLCVGDDALFIKHSLAPITILAVKDRIHAHNPLAAIPKYKEELGL; encoded by the coding sequence ATGGAACAGATGACACCCCAATGCGCCGAGTGCCTCTCAAAGCTGTGCGTGCTCGGCCCAAGCGAAAACGGCCCCGAATTCTGCGTGATGAGAACAACGCCCGAACTGTTTGATGAAGCCCGGGCGATTGTCGCCAACCCCGATATCCAAAAAATGTTCCGCGGCGTCGCACGAACGTGGAAAGACTCGAAGCTGAGCAAGAACCGGATTGAAGAAATAGTGATTTACGCCCGCAACATGGGCTTCAAGAAGCTGGGACTCGCTTTCTGCCTCGGCTTATCGGGAGAAGCGGAGGTCGTTTCGGCTTTGTTCAAGAAAGCGGGCTTCGACGTCGTCTCGGGCTGCTGCATGACCGGCGGGTTCTCTTCCGATGATGTCGGGCTTCCGAAGGAAGATAAGATATATACCGACGGGCGCCAGCCGCAATGCAATCCGGTCGGCCAGGCCTTGATGATGAACAAGTACGGAACTCAGTTGAACGTCATGCTGGGGCTGTGCGTGGGCGACGACGCCCTCTTCATCAAACATTCGTTGGCGCCCATCACCATCCTGGCGGTGAAAGACAGGATTCACGCCCACAATCCACTGGCCGCCATCCCAAAATACAAGGAAGAGTTGGGCTTATGA
- a CDS encoding epoxyqueuosine reductase yields MNLKQRLIQKAQELDFTDVGFTTAEPLDLYLKELESREEFYFWALTDMFDLRRGAGLREKHPWAKSVVVLLSNYHRRRFPPQLTGKIGRCYQVDDRQEKREEYQRITVFFNFLKQEGLQYQFDQETPARMTAAKAGLVTYGKNCFVYSRRAMLGASWLVSIPILLDKEIEPDEPSIELGCPKWCKNACIAACPTGALFAPKKMNPLKCIAFNSYYAPGITPLELREPMGAWVYGCDRCQEVCPRNQAWMNQALPENPSLFERADDFRIETLLAMSQEHYENKVWPLAFYIPKENIAKWKMNAARALGNLGDPAHVPALIRAFDENSDETVRGMCAWALGKLGGKQAKDALEARRPKEDGLVAEEIAAALAAIN; encoded by the coding sequence ATGAATTTGAAGCAGCGCCTGATTCAGAAAGCCCAAGAGCTTGATTTCACCGATGTCGGTTTTACGACGGCGGAACCGCTGGATTTGTACCTGAAGGAGCTCGAGTCGCGCGAGGAGTTTTATTTCTGGGCGCTGACCGATATGTTCGATCTCAGGCGCGGCGCGGGCCTGCGCGAGAAACATCCGTGGGCGAAATCGGTTGTGGTGCTCCTGAGCAATTACCACCGGCGCCGGTTTCCCCCGCAACTGACCGGCAAGATCGGCCGCTGCTATCAGGTGGACGACCGCCAGGAGAAGCGGGAAGAATATCAACGCATCACAGTTTTTTTCAATTTTCTGAAGCAGGAAGGGCTCCAGTATCAATTCGATCAGGAGACGCCGGCTCGCATGACGGCGGCCAAGGCCGGCCTTGTCACCTACGGCAAGAACTGCTTCGTTTATTCCCGGCGGGCGATGCTCGGCGCCTCCTGGCTGGTAAGCATCCCGATCCTTCTCGACAAGGAGATCGAGCCGGACGAGCCTTCAATCGAACTCGGCTGCCCGAAATGGTGCAAAAACGCCTGCATCGCCGCCTGTCCCACAGGCGCGCTTTTTGCCCCCAAGAAAATGAATCCGCTCAAATGCATCGCATTCAATTCGTATTACGCGCCCGGCATAACGCCGCTCGAGCTGCGCGAGCCGATGGGCGCGTGGGTGTACGGCTGCGACCGCTGTCAGGAGGTGTGCCCGCGCAATCAGGCGTGGATGAACCAGGCGCTGCCGGAGAACCCTTCTCTTTTCGAGCGCGCCGACGATTTCCGGATCGAGACACTGCTCGCGATGAGCCAGGAGCACTACGAGAACAAGGTGTGGCCGCTCGCGTTCTATATCCCGAAAGAGAACATCGCGAAGTGGAAGATGAATGCGGCGCGCGCACTCGGAAATCTGGGTGACCCGGCTCATGTGCCGGCGCTGATCCGGGCGTTCGATGAGAACTCCGACGAGACCGTCCGCGGCATGTGCGCGTGGGCGCTCGGCAAACTCGGCGGCAAACAGGCGAAAGACGCCCTCGAAGCGCGCCGCCCGAAAGAGGACGGCTTGGTGGCCGAGGAAATCGCCGCCGCCCTCGCTGCCATAAATTGA
- a CDS encoding epoxyqueuosine reductase codes for MKNQDIIKLINDFVARGEGNHIPECGGMRMYDPSPLVGFASANDPLYAELKKEGVIGPHHTMPQDWVPNAKSVIAFFLPFTKEVIESNYPEGMSSKEWYLTRYYGEDFLNALRDHVAASLQKAGYQAVAPSRSDNFEMLNTSSNWSERHSAYIAGMGTFCLSYALINEKGCAGRYGTVVTDLELQPSPRTKGLRDNCLYDEKGTCGLCIARCPVGAITPEGKDHMKCQEFLVTKVMAHYVPQYNIVVGGCGKCQTKVPCARKIPKKADL; via the coding sequence ATGAAAAACCAGGATATCATCAAACTCATCAATGATTTCGTCGCTCGCGGCGAAGGCAACCACATCCCCGAATGCGGCGGAATGCGAATGTATGATCCCTCCCCGCTGGTTGGTTTCGCGTCGGCGAACGACCCGCTCTATGCGGAATTGAAGAAAGAGGGCGTCATCGGCCCGCACCACACCATGCCGCAGGACTGGGTCCCGAACGCGAAAAGCGTCATCGCGTTCTTCCTGCCGTTCACCAAAGAGGTCATCGAAAGCAACTACCCGGAAGGGATGTCCTCGAAGGAATGGTACCTCACCCGCTATTACGGCGAAGATTTCCTCAACGCTTTGCGCGACCACGTGGCCGCATCGCTCCAGAAGGCGGGATATCAGGCGGTGGCGCCGTCACGCTCGGACAACTTCGAGATGCTCAATACCTCGAGCAACTGGTCGGAGCGCCACTCGGCCTACATCGCCGGCATGGGCACCTTCTGCCTCTCGTATGCCCTTATCAATGAGAAAGGCTGCGCCGGCCGCTACGGAACCGTTGTCACCGATCTCGAGCTTCAGCCGTCTCCGCGCACCAAGGGACTGCGCGATAACTGCCTGTACGACGAGAAAGGCACGTGCGGCCTGTGTATCGCGCGCTGTCCGGTCGGCGCGATCACGCCCGAAGGAAAAGACCATATGAAATGCCAGGAATTCCTTGTGACCAAGGTGATGGCTCATTACGTGCCGCAGTACAACATCGTCGTCGGCGGCTGCGGCAAATGCCAGACCAAAGTCCCCTGCGCCCGCAAAATCCCGAAGAAGGCGGACCTGTAA